The genomic window GGGGAGGGTTGGAGATGGGGAAGTATGCCTAGTCAGTTTAAAAACAAGGCATACAGTTTATAATTGGATTAAATAAAGAGAAATAATTGGACAAATGTAGAATAAAGAAATTCCAGGCAGAAACTATAATGATTTAAGGTTCAAAATTTGGAGATGTAGAAGGGCATGTAAGCTGCATTGGTAAAGATcataaacaaataaaaataaggcttttctttaaaaaaattctaaaatgcACCAAAGCAGGGAGGGGGGGGGGAGAGAATGAAAACGAAGGATTTGATGCCAATGAAAAATTAAGACAGGAATAAACAATGACAAATAATGCACATATGTTGACAATCATTTGTGTTCTTTTCTAGGTTAATTtcatgaaaaaggaaaaaagaaaacttaAGACATGTTCTAGTCTTCTCCATTGCATTTAATGAAGAGGCAGCGAAGGAAAGGAGTTCTCTTGAGTCTTGACCTTAAAGCATTAATGTTGACTAGAACTGCAATCACACAACTTGACACAAAAAATGATCTTCAAGTCTAGCATCTCTTATTCAAATCTTTCTAGCTTTATTGAATCCATATAATCAATTATTTTGTGGCTTTGGGCTATTATTTATATTTCAGTAAGCATGAAGGTTGGAGAAGCTGACAAAGCATAAACAGATTAGCACAAGAGAAACATGCAGATAAGGAATCTTCTTGGAATTTTATATATCGAGTTCATACCAGAGACAACTAAATGGTGTTGAATAATTTGTTGTTGCACAGTCCTTGACATCTAGGTACTTCTAGAACATGACATACTTAAAAGTTAAAACCACTTGTCAATATAGCTGCCATGAAGTTTAAAGGGGAAAAGATAATaaaaaagcaaaacaaaaaagtAATCAGATAATATATCATGTCTCTCTTCATGAATCATGCATTTTTAAACAAGCAGAAAAAAAGGCTGAGAAAGACTTACAGGATATGGATTCCACCCAGGGACTTGAACCAACCCCTGAGGAAGAATCAATTGAGTATAACTTGAAGGATCTTGCCATCGAGGGCTTGGAATGAAAGAAGTTCTTGACAAGGACCAGTTTGTCAATCCCCCGGGATAAGATTGCTGCCCAGGGGTTGTCGGAGAATGTACAGGAGGATAAACAGGAGAGCCACGTAAAGCAACCATCGCATTAGATGGTTGTGGATGGTGAAATTTACAGGTGTTTCCAAACTTACACTGTCCAGTTCTTATGTAATATGCACATTCCTTCTCATTCTACAACAGGAAAATCCAAAACAAATGGCCAACAACAACCAATTATGACAAAGAAATATAAATATGCAAGGTAAAATAGCATATGATCAAAAGTAGATACACACAAATCATCACTGCCACTTAAACACTACTAATACActtaaatgataaaaaaataggcAAGCAAAAGCATAAAAGATAAATCAAATAGTGCGCACAAACCAGCCGAAGTGGATAGCCTAAAATGTTTAATTGAACTCGCCCAGCCATTCCAGCTTTATCTTTCGGGTGGTGAAATTTGCATGTAGCTCCAAATTTGCATGTACCAGTCTTCAagtaatactgaaaaagagtGGATAGAGGGGAAGTTATATTTCCTGCTCAATATGAAAAAGCCACAAGCAAAGCCAACCCACGATGTAAAAGAGATCCAACTAATGGGCACCAAAGTCCAACTTATTTGGATCAGCATCAATACTCCATACTCCATAGTAAGAAAGAAAAAACACACCAATTCAAAACAATCAAAATCCTATTGCAACATTTGCCataaacaaattagaaaaatttataatctatttatatttatataaagctTGAAATTTAGACCTACCTATACAAAGCTTGCCATTCAAACCATTCAGAACATAACATTAGCATTTACCAGATGCAGATTGCTATGCATTACTTGCAAAATATGTAACTCACAAGAGATAAAATCAACCAAGGGTCACCAAGTTTTAGCATATATATAAGTTTACATGACATAAACACAAAATAAGGTGGTATTTTGCTAGTGGGATAACACCAACTTTGGTTGACATTGGTTTGATAACATAACATGCCATGTAAATATGAAGGGCTTGCATCTAATGTAAAGGTTATCATCAATATCACATTCAAAAGTATATTACTAATTAGTTTTGCTTAAAGCTTAAACCTTAATTTCCTTGCTGATTCTGGAATAACAATTTTCAgaacaaaattttataaatttttcccAAGCATAATAATTCatgcaatttattataaattttacgaCTTCTAGAATGAATCTGATAATCTTCCAAGTTCCAACATGTGTGATGATTCATTTTTGTGATAGATTTGCAGAAATAAGCAAACAATAGTATTAGCAACTTTCACCAACACAATAAATTTATGTATATGCTTGGTGTAGACTATAGTAAGAGTGATTTTGAATCCAAAATCCAAATAATTGTCGGCATGCATCAATTTCCATAGTTCAAAATATTCTATGTTTGGGAAGAaaacagtaccatctcaagtaagACTGTAGTTGGAATGCCATACTTCCGCAGAGAAAACAAACACCAGAAAATCATCTATCTGGAGAGGACGGGAGGTGGTCCCCCAATGTCAGAACACTATGTTTGAATCTTTTTTCCAAGCTTTCAGCAATCCTTTTGTTCACAAAATTCTCTTTCATTAAAAATATTCACGAGGTGCACTGAAATttgtattattttaaaataatgaaATATGTGGTTTGCCAAAAATGCTTATGAAAACATCTAGTGGAGAGAATCCATAGAATATGATATCTTTATAAAAGTACAAAGTGCGTCCCAAAAGTTTAACATGCTATGGTGCTCCAAAGATATCAAATGACAAATTTTCCCCTAACAAATACTGCCCATCCATTTAATTATAGACAACCGAGATGGATCAAAGTTAGACCTATAGTATAAGCTGTAGTAGCCGGTTTCAAAAGCAACTACTGTTGACAACCACAACAATTTAAACAAAATGGAAAGGCTATTTTGAATGAATCATTAAGAACTCTCTACTGATCCCCCCCTTCTAGATTCATAGGAAaggtgatggaaggctattgttGGTACATGGGGCTATTCTCCTGCTTTGCTACACCAATTCTTCCGCTTGTTCGGTGGCTGCCATGCTCACCA from Elaeis guineensis isolate ETL-2024a chromosome 9, EG11, whole genome shotgun sequence includes these protein-coding regions:
- the LOC105051201 gene encoding zinc finger CCCH domain-containing protein ZFN-like isoform X1, which gives rise to MWQMNLRGSESMESGPYPERPGEPDCAYYIRTGLCRFGMTCKFNHPPNRRLAIAAARIKGGYPERVGQPECQYYLKTGTCKFGATCKFHHPKDKAGMAGRVQLNILGYPLRLNEKECAYYIRTGQCKFGNTCKFHHPQPSNAMVALRGSPVYPPVHSPTTPGQQSYPGGLTNWSLSRTSFIPSPRWQDPSSYTQLILPQGLVQVPGWNPYPEMVDYERMDQHCFRYCFQKKTKLCRSKYLARSITEIVL
- the LOC105051201 gene encoding zinc finger CCCH domain-containing protein ZFN-like isoform X3 — protein: MWQMNLRGSESMESGPYPERPGEPDCAYYIRTGLCRFGMTCKFNHPPNRSLYYLKTGTCKFGATCKFHHPKDKAGMAGRVQLNILGYPLRLNEKECAYYIRTGQCKFGNTCKFHHPQPSNAMVALRGSPVYPPVHSPTTPGQQSYPGGLTNWSLSRTSFIPSPRWQDPSSYTQLILPQGLVQVPGWNPYPEMVDYERMDQHCFRYCFQKKTKLCRSKYLARSITEIVL
- the LOC105051201 gene encoding zinc finger CCCH domain-containing protein ZFN-like isoform X2, with amino-acid sequence MWQMNLRGSESMESGPYPERPGEPDCAYYIRTGLCRFGMTCKFNHPPNRSLAIAAARIKGGYPERVGQPECQYYLKTGTCKFGATCKFHHPKDKAGMAGRVQLNILGYPLRLNEKECAYYIRTGQCKFGNTCKFHHPQPSNAMVALRGSPVYPPVHSPTTPGQQSYPGGLTNWSLSRTSFIPSPRWQDPSSYTQLILPQGLVQVPGWNPYPEMVDYERMDQHCFRYCFQKKTKLCRSKYLARSITEIVL
- the LOC105051201 gene encoding zinc finger CCCH domain-containing protein ZFN-like isoform X4, with translation MWQMNLRGSESMESGPYPERPGEPDCAYYIRTGLCRFGMTCKFNHPPNRRLAIAAARIKGGYPERVGQPECQYYLKTGTCKFGATCKFHHPKDKAGMAGRVQLNILGYPLRLNEKECAYYIRTGQCKFGNTCKFHHPQPSNAMVALRGSPVYPPVHSPTTPGQQSYPGGLTNWSLSRTSFIPSPRWQDPSSYTQLILPQGLVQVPGWNPYPMWMMQNVHVWPGDGGL
- the LOC105051201 gene encoding zinc finger CCCH domain-containing protein ZFN-like isoform X5, with the protein product MWQMNLRGSESMESGPYPERPGEPDCAYYIRTGLCRFGMTCKFNHPPNRRLAIAAARIKGGYPERVGQPECQYYLKTGTCKFGATCKFHHPKDKAGMAGRVQLNILGYPLRLNEKECAYYIRTGQCKFGNTCKFHHPQPSNAMVALRGSPVYPPVHSPTTPGQQSYPGGLTNWSLSRTSFIPSPRWQDPSSYTQLILPQGLVQVPGWNPYPVSTAK